In Quercus robur chromosome 11, dhQueRobu3.1, whole genome shotgun sequence, the sequence ttttacccaaaatataaaatatttgcaaaTTGTAGTGATCATTATTGGAAAGCGGCCACAAGGACTTTCGATTGATTGGATGAACTTTCCTATTCATTAAGTTCGTAAACCAAATACACGTCCTACTCCTATGAATCTGCAACATAAAATCCTTGAAGATAATCACATTCTCATGCGAAATATGTCTAAGAAGCTTCAATTCTCGGCATAGTCAGTGTTTGATGTACTTGGTGTTGGTCTCAAACAACGTTTGCCACATTGAGTAATAATGCTTCCCTCATTGTCTAATCCCATTCAGAGGCTCATCTCATGAACAAGGTTTCTTGGATTAAATTGTCTGTGCTTGATAATGTCACTTATAGACGTTgttttgaaagaaagaaataggaTTGGAGAATTGGAACTAagacttctcttttctttccttcaaaagaaaaaatataagataactCTTGATGTGTCATGAACATCTTTGCATTCCCATGGATATTATCAACAGAAATGCAACAACTTTTCAGGATGCTATAGAGTAAGATTCGGAACTATAACCCTTAGAGACGTGTATGTATATgcagtccaatataaataaaaaatttcttgaaaagaTTGAAACTTTAATGAGCAATTTTCATTAAGACACTTTACAAAAGTCCAACAGGAGAAAAGCAGTACCTAGATTTATCAACAAAGGAGATCAAAAACCTGCAAATAATGAAGCAATAACCATTTTGTcatctttcaaattttagtcATGCCCCAACTTACCACTAACTAGCTTCACTAAAATCCATCAGAAGTAAGTGAGCGTCTCTGAAGACTTTTCATTTAAAGGAATGGCAAGCACAACGCACCCTGCATTTTGAAAGGAATACACAAAGCCAACCCAcattgcacccaaaaaaaaaaaatgttaagattACTCTGTCGGAGTTGACATCGTGCTCTATtcaaaaggtttaaaaaaaaacatgactACAGCTCCAGCTTagcattttcaaatttttggtatccttttttttccccctaattgGCTAGTTTAAAATGTGAGAATGTGAAATGCTATGCACAACCGTTTCATTGGGTAGTAATGAAGTGCCAAAGACAAATCTATCACCATATAGATCCATTACCAGAACTGGTCTTCAAAGCTCTCTCTAGTCTTGAAGGAACGAGCTAGCTCGCAAAATATTGCCTCTTCTACCCCTTTTTCCTAACAAATTAAGCCAAAATGTATTGAACTAGTACATTGTCACAGCATGGCATGCCTTAAATCTGTACCTCTTCTATCCTCCTAATGGCTTCCCTCATGTCGAGCCGTTGCTCAGAATTACTTTCAGTGCAAGCAGCCCCAATTCGGAGGAGTTGCAAAATCTGATTGCGCGAATTAGTATAGCTCAATAGCTCCGGATCGATCAATTCATCCTCTCTCCTTTCATACATTGAGGTTAGAACCCATTGCACAACATCAATCCCACCCTTGCCATTGCTAAGATATTGAGAGGGGAATTTGCCAGTAAGGATTTCAAGAATGACAATTCCAAGGCAATAAACATCTGACTTGGGAGAGACTTCTTGGTATTGTGTGAATTCAGGGGATTTATAGGCAAACATTGATTGTACGGCATTGGGTGTGTTGATTAGTGGATGAAAGCCATAGTCACTTAGGAGTGGCTCATAATCATCACCTAGAAGAACATTGCTGGACTTGAGGTTTCCATGAGGCAACTCATAAGAAGAAAATTCAGTATGGAGGAACCCCATTCCACGTGCCATTCCTTGGATAATCTTCAGACGAATAGGCCAATTCAGCTCGGCATGAGAAATTCCACGATCACCTGCACAAGTCAATAATATGttttaagggtttgtttgggtactgcttattttgttgaaaactgaaaaatcctctaacaaaataatttttaaatgcgtGAATAGAACCGTAAGatcaatttttaatgaaagttttgttaaaaaaagaggTTTATAGGTCCCGTGAACACGTCCATAATATCCAAACGGATACTAAAGCCGGATCATAAAATGTatctattttaaataaaaataatttccaggAATAGAGCCTGCATGCAGAGAAGAGGCTTAAGATGGCAATGGAGATCAAAGTCATAACACATACCATGTAAGACATACAACAGGCTGCCTTTAGGAATGTATTCAGACACCAACAGCTTCTCCTCTCTTCGAAAATGGTAAGCCAAAGGCGTCAAGATATTCCGGTGCCTTAGTCTTCCAAACCGTCTCATCTCGGCATCAAACCCTTCTCTCTGTAATCTATTCATCTCCCTCAACCTCTTCACCACCACGGACAACCCAGTGGCCATCACAGCCTTATAGGCAGACCCCAACCCGCCATTCCCTAACACCTCCGCCGCGGCCTTCATCAAATCCTGCAACCCAAATGCACCCCTGTCATCATTCAGCATTACAAGATCAGACATCCCATTCTTTCCATGGGTTGAACCCTTTCTCGAGCTGCCTTTCCGGCTCGTCTCTGATGCCCTGCTGTTGCTGCGGTGAGAAGTAGAACTCGGCACATGCACTTCAACCACATTGACAGAGTCTGGCACTTTTTCTCTTCCACCAAGCATACCAAAGTGATCCTCCTCCTCACTGCTCTGCTTGCAAGTGAAAAATGCAAATGCGATAAAAACAAGCGCTGCAATGCCAAGCACCACGACCACCACGAAGTTGTGGGACTTTTCTTCAGGTGGTACTTCATTAGGAACATTAGTATTAgcattagtattattattagttttattattgCCTATGCAAACCTTGTCCAGCGGCTTCCCACAAAGGCCTTCATTTCCTTTAAACGAGTCCACACTAAAAATGGACAAGCTCTCAGGGATTTCACCTTCCAACTTGTTATTGGACAAATCGAGTTGTTTCAAGGTAGGTATTTTCATAGGAGGGATAGGTCCTGAAAAATGGTTGTGCTCAAGGTGTAATTCTATGAGATGGGATAGTTGTGTCACAGATTCAGGTATGGTACCATTGAATTGGTTATAAGAAATCCAGAATTTCTTCAAAGAAGTAATATGGGTAAAGAAATCTTTCGGTATTTCACCAGAGAACTGGTTTCCTGTTAATAAGAGAGACTTCAGAGCACCAACCCTGTGAAAGTCAGGGATAGGACCTGAGAAGGAGTTGTTAACCAAACTGATTGTTCGAAGGCTCTGAAGTGCATTTAAAGCTTCAATATCTATCGTCCCGGAGATGTCTAAACCTGTGAGATGAAGGCCTGTGACAGTGCCGTTAAAGCAAATAATTCCAACCCACTTGGCTGAGCAAGGAGAGGAGTCAGGAAGCCATGAACTTAACCTGTCTGCACGGGTGAAGGATTGTTTGAGTTTGATAAGAGCCTCATATTCGgataaggaaaaagagagaggagggaggaggaggagaaggaagaaaaggagAACACGAACAGCGGCCATTGCTGAACCGGAAATGAGGCAGGTCCCAGTAGAAACCAGCCGCTGTTCGGAGGAGAGAGGATTAATGTGTGGTTCTTCTCTGagctttttttgtttggtgttcCTTTTTTGGTTCTGTTGATaagtttgggtttgggtttgggtttgggagGGAAGTGTGTCATGTTGGGTGTGAGGTGTGAGTTGCATTGATGAGAGGGAAATTGGTGAATAGGTAGGAAGTGCCAGATTTACGTTAAAACTCTCTAAGAATAGCTAAGCTAGCTAGGGACTTCTGGAAAGAGAGGCTTTGAGGGCTGTAGATTTAGTGTGGggttgagaggaagagagagagatgtgcaAATTTTAGGTTGACCTAGTCAGTTTCA encodes:
- the LOC126707338 gene encoding pollen receptor-like kinase 3, giving the protein MQLTPHTQHDTLPSQTQTQTQTYQQNQKRNTKQKKLREEPHINPLSSEQRLVSTGTCLISGSAMAAVRVLLFFLLLLLPPLSFSLSEYEALIKLKQSFTRADRLSSWLPDSSPCSAKWVGIICFNGTVTGLHLTGLDISGTIDIEALNALQSLRTISLVNNSFSGPIPDFHRVGALKSLLLTGNQFSGEIPKDFFTHITSLKKFWISYNQFNGTIPESVTQLSHLIELHLEHNHFSGPIPPMKIPTLKQLDLSNNKLEGEIPESLSIFSVDSFKGNEGLCGKPLDKVCIGNNKTNNNTNANTNVPNEVPPEEKSHNFVVVVVLGIAALVFIAFAFFTCKQSSEEEDHFGMLGGREKVPDSVNVVEVHVPSSTSHRSNSRASETSRKGSSRKGSTHGKNGMSDLVMLNDDRGAFGLQDLMKAAAEVLGNGGLGSAYKAVMATGLSVVVKRLREMNRLQREGFDAEMRRFGRLRHRNILTPLAYHFRREEKLLVSEYIPKGSLLYVLHGDRGISHAELNWPIRLKIIQGMARGMGFLHTEFSSYELPHGNLKSSNVLLGDDYEPLLSDYGFHPLINTPNAVQSMFAYKSPEFTQYQEVSPKSDVYCLGIVILEILTGKFPSQYLSNGKGGIDVVQWVLTSMYERREDELIDPELLSYTNSRNQILQLLRIGAACTESNSEQRLDMREAIRRIEEVQI